A genomic window from Vitis riparia cultivar Riparia Gloire de Montpellier isolate 1030 chromosome 16, EGFV_Vit.rip_1.0, whole genome shotgun sequence includes:
- the LOC117934159 gene encoding uncharacterized protein LOC117934159 yields the protein MEEIREAALAYYEAGTQEQRQLARAFFQTLDVDGDGTVSVQEFVDFLRGRGYRLLDNPSFFQALDRDGNGCLDFYEVLTLYYIIKSGRPFCDGCGVFLKGLFFTCLDCYESSHTTFNLCSACYRGKKFSHQHAAILDNYTLLTHKRTTTMAGLGQPNMSQITSPGSSSLKRGKSSHEKVKEAFEAFDTAVTIGTYATYVANAANVCSIM from the exons ATGGAAGAGATTCGAGAGGCTGCGTTAGCCTATTACGAAGCTGGAACTCAAGAGCAGAGGCAGTTGGCACGGGCATTTTTCCAAACCTTGGATGTGGATGGAGACGGGACAGTGAGCGTCCAGGAGTTCGTCGACTTCCTCAGGGGCAGGGGCTACCGGCTGTTGGATAATCCCAGCTTTTTCCAGGCACTTGACCGTGACGGCAATGGGTGTCTGGATTTCTACGAAGTTCTCACCTTATACTATATAATTAAAAGCGGTAGACCTTTCTGTGATGGGTGTGGGGTTTTCCTCAAGGGTTTGTTTTTCACTTGCCTTGACTGCTATGAAAGCAGCCATACCACATTCAATCTTTGCTCCGCGTGTTACCGCGGCAAAAAGTTCAGTCACCAGCACGCAGCCATTTTAGATAACTACACTTTGTTGACGCACAAGAGGACGACGACCATGGCAGGACTcggacaaccaaatatgagtCAG ATAACTTCTCCAGGGAGTTCCAGCTTGAAGCGAGGGAAGTCTAGTcat GAGAAAGTGAAGGAAGCGTTTGAGGCGTTTGACACTGCAGTTACCATTGGAACCTATGCTACCTATGTTGCCAATGCTGCCAATGTTTGCAGCATTATGTAG